The genomic region TTTTTGATTATTCTCTCCTTTTAGTTTTGATAATATTCTGAATTGTATTTGCTGCTCTAACCGCAGATTTTCCGTTATCATGATATGTCAGATATTGCTTGAGGAATTCATTATTGGCATTCTGGATTGGATTAAAAGACCCGGTAAAAGAACCTGAAGCCATTGCAGAACGGATGTCATTGATAAAATCTACTCCAGTCTCAGAAAGAGTGATTCGTTTTTTTAACATCTTTTTTACATTATCCGGCATATGAAAAACATCCTTATCTACAAATGTGATAATTGGATTGTCTGTTAATAATCCTTCATGGAATCCAGTACTGGGCATTTCATGGATTATCAGATTTGCGCCCAACTGCAACTCTGGCAGAGAAATATTATTTACAATCTTACATGATGGGCAGATATGCTGTAGCATATCCCGTGTGGGATCCACGGATGCCGTTGCAGAAAATGGTTTATATACAAATTGTACTCGGTTTTCATTTTTGAATATTTCAGCAACCTGTTTTCGAATTTCAAAAGTCCTGATATTCCGGAAATCATGATAACTGTATCTGAAAATGTTGGCCGGTAAACCCCCGGGAACATACAGAACAATCGGGATGTTACGAGATCCCAAAATCTGATGTCGAATCTTTTCAGCTTTTGCATTCGTATTCTGACGTCGAATTAAATCCATCCGGGCCGAACCAACGGGAATTGTTTGAACGTTGATATCGGAATATTTTGGCCGGTGATTATTGATATATTCAGATTCACCAGTTCCGTATACAAGCATATAATCACTAAAATAACGATCTGTGACATCCCAAACGGTATTTTCAACATCTCCCATATTGGCGCCATGCATGTAGAAAATAACCGGTATCTTTTTCATTTTTGCTGCTATTATCAACCCGAGATCTTTAATACCTGAAATATTGCTAAGCAGGACTGCATTTACTTTCTGCCTTTCAATTTCTCGTTGAGACAGGAGGGTGAAATGCCATAACTTGGGAATGATTTCAAACCAGAAATGTCTGAGCTGTGGTTCAATAACTGTTTTTAATGCCCATGGTTGCGTTCCATCACAATCCCAGAACCATCTCTCGCTGTTGATTTGCTCCCATGTGTTTTTTAACATGGAATCAAGATTATGGTCTTTTGGATATTTATCAGAAAAACCTATTGTAAAATCATCCAGATATGCAAATGAGAAAGAGTACGTCTTGAGGTAATCGCAAAGTTCTGACGTAATATCATAATGCGGATTTATAATTATTTTTTGAATTGTTTGTTTTGGTTTGTTCAATAAAAATGGTATTTCTTTTAAATTTCTTAAGAATCCGAATCCTTTTTTTTTCGGAATTAAAAGACTATCCTTGATTTTTGTAATACCTGAGTAATCTCGTTTCTGGTATTTTCTGTTTTGATACCATTGTTCATACGGAATTCCTGTTGTAGAAATTCCGTGATAATCTGCCCAAATCGGGATGCAAGAAGTTAAAACCGATTCCTGTGACAACAAATTATCATTAAATGCAGATTGACGATTGTTAGAGAAATATATTAATTCATCAATTGGATAATTTGCGGATAGTTTCTCTAATAAATTAGCACGATGTAAAAGCGTATCCCATGTTAACTGGAGGTAATAGAGATAATATCGTGCGGGGTGGAAGTTACTTTGTTGGAAATGAGGGATGTTATCCTGAAGAATCCGATCTGTCTTTTGTGCCCAGAGAATCTTCTTTTTTAATAATCCCTCAACAAATTCTGAAGATTCAGTTGTCTGAAAATTTTCAAGAGGGAAAAAATCTATTCCATTTTTTTCAAAGGCCCACGCAGCTTCAGCTTCCGCTGCGAAAAAATAAGTTATTGATTGGAAACAGGATCGTTTTTCTTTTAAAAAATTCACTTGGGATTCTGATTCGCAAATCGCTAACCGTTTAGCTACGCTCATGTCGTTTTTTTCCTTTCATCGGGAGAATGGTAAAAACCCGTTTTCAGTAAATGATCTCCATTCAACTGAATTTGTAACTCTTTTGCACATCGTGCAAGTTCCTTTTTCACACAGCTAACGAGTTCCACATCAGACATCTTTGTCATATTAAGATGAAGATCCTGACGATCTCCTATTTTTAATAAATATTCTTCCTCGTCAGTAATAAATCCGTTATCGATGGCATATTGATAAATTTCCGAACCCGGCTGTGGAAGCAGATATCCTGCGCTTGGGTATATCCGATTCTTTATACAACAATCAATGGTCTTTTTAATCGAATCTTCAGTCTCATTTGGGAATCCGAAGACGATGCTTGTTAATGTTGGGATACCCGCTCGTCTAAGCAACTCGACTTGCAGATTAAATGCATCAACGCTGGTTTTTTTATTCATCCACTTTAAGATATCGGAATCTGCGGATTCTAATGAGTATCCAAGTGACATACATCCGGATTGTTTTAATTTTTTCGCAGTTGCTATGTCTTCTTCCTTGGTAAACAGCCCACTTCGGCAATCTCCTTCCCAATAGACATTTAGTCTGCTTTTAATGAGTAATTCGGCGAATTCGTCCGCTTGTTTAATTGAATAGAATGTTAGTTCATCGCCGAATGAGAAGAAATTAATGCCGTATTTATCATGATATTTCCTCATTTCATCAATAACCGATGCAGATGACCGATGGCGATACTTATAATCTCTGAATGCATGATAACAGAACGAACATTTGTATGGGCATCCTCGGGCAGTATTGATGGGGAAATATCGGATCTGTTCTTTTGGAATCGGAGGTAAAGGCTCATTTGCTGAATTTGACAGGTTTTCGATGTATGCCTCAATATTGAATATCTCCCAGTCAGGCGATGGGATCTCATCAAGATTTTCAATTGCTGGCCGAGGTGGGGTGTTTAAAAGTTGATTATTTTTCCTGTACCAGATCCCTTTTACTCCGGCAAGATCCCGGGATTCTTTCAGGCATGATAAAAGATCAACGATTGTCTCATCTCCTTCACCAATCACTGCAATATCGACAGGTGTTTTTTTGAGTAATAGTTCAGGGATGGACGATGCAACGGTATTTCCAACAATTATTGTTGTATCAGGAAATGCCTTTTTTATTGCAGTGGTTATCCATTTTACGTGACGATAGCCGGTGACTATACATCCCATAATTACAATATCATAGCAATGTGTCTGAAGATATTGTTCGGTTATCGCCTGAGGTTGCGGATTAATATCGAGGTCCAATAAATCAAACGAAAAACCCGCAGCTTTTATTGCAGAAACAACATACCCAAGTCCAACAGGTGGCCATTTTCGAGCGGGAGGTGGTCGCAAGGAAATATTAATTACCAGTATTTTCATGTTTTTTCTCCGTCAATGCATTTTTTTATAAATAATATTCTATAGTTCGATTCCAAACGTAATTTGCCTAGGCTTTACTTTTGTATCCATTCATGTTCGATATAAAAAATGCCATCCCCCCCTTTCTTGACATTGTATCCAGATCCTGTTGGATCGCATTCTGCAACTGAAAATGTATATCCATTTTCCACCCGGTCAATAATTTCTGCTCCGTGAATATTGAGCCCACATTTAATGATGTAATCCCCGGCGTACAGTAAGGGTTGACTTAAATTGCATTCTATAGTATTAATCCCCGGCTTCAGGAATATATCTTTTTTATGCATAAACGAGGAATCAAACATACAAAAATTCTGAATCTCATCGGCAATGTAGAGCGTCGCGGAACATCTCACATCTGAATTTGCTGATACCTTCATTTGAATAATGAGTGGTTTAAAAGGATCGATAATTTCCGGGTTCTTTTTCTCATCAGAAATTACTGAAATTTCTATAATTTTTGCACGAAGCGAACAATAATGTTCACGAGGGCGATCTGATATCGGTATTAATCTCTCATTTGATGCACTAGTGGCATTCAGGTAATAAGCAACCGCTTCATCTGTATTCCCATCAAACTGGACCTGGCCCGAATTGATAACAATAGTTCGGTTACATAATGCCTTGATTGCAGTCATGTTGTGACTTACAAAGAGGATTGTTCTACCTTCCCTTCCAACATCCCCCATTTTTCCAAGACACTTTTTCTGAAAGCTTGCATCACCAACAGCAAGGACTTCATCTACGAGTAATATTTCCGGCTCAAGATGTGCTGCTACGGCAAACGCTAGACGGACATACATGCCGCTCGAATAGCGTTTGACCGGAGTATCAATGAATTGTTCAATTTCTGAGAATTTCACGATCTCGTCAAACTTACTATCGATTTCGCTTTTTTTCATGCCGAGAATAGATCCTGAAAGATAGATGTTCTCCCTGCCTGTGAGTTCCGGATGAAATCCGGTTCCCACTTCCAAAAGAGAGCCCACTCGTCCGTGGAGTTCGATGTATCCATTTGTGGGGGGGGTGATCCGTGATAAAATCTTCAACAGCGTGCTCTTTCCGGCACCATTCTTCCCGATTATTCCAATAACTTCACCTTTTCCAATCTCAAAAGATACATCTTTGAGAGCCCAAAATCCCTCGTTTGGCGAGGTGCGATGAATCTTTTTAAATGGAATTTTCAGAGTATTGACAATTGCATCACGAAATGTGTGATATTGCCCCTGTGGTCCACCAAGTTGATACTGCTTACCGAGATTGTTAATACGGATTGCAGTGGTGTTGTTGGTCATAATTTTTTATTCCATTTGTTTAGTATTCATAATTCATACAATATCTGCATAGTACTGTTCCATTCTCCTGAAGTAGAACATACCGGAAATAAGCAGAACTGCCACAACAAAAACGGAGACATATATTATTGCACTTGGCATCTCCGTCCCAAGAAGTGACCAGCGGAATCCTTCAATAACACCTGCCATTGGGTTCAGGCCATACAATGGTTGGATCGCTTTCGGGAGCATTGTCGCCGGATAAACTACTGGTGATGCATACATCCAAATCTGGATGATGAATGGAACCGTGTACTGGAAATCACGATACTTGACATTCAGCGCTGAAAGCCAGAGTCCAACCCCCAGAGAAGTCGCCAGAGCGAGAAGAATAAAAAGTGGGAGGAAAATCACATTGGTTGTTGGTACAAAACCATAGTATGCCATCATGACAATAAGAATCGAAATTGAAACGATAAAATCAACAAGTGGTGAAAGAATTCCAGAGATTGGCATGATCAAACGGGGAAAATACACTTTGGTCATGATATTTGCGTTAGCAACCATACTCATCGTGGATCGGGTGAGTCCTTCGGAAAAAAGCATCCATGGTAGAAGGGCTGCAAAGGAAAAGAGCGGATAGGGAATCCCCTCGGAGGGGATCTGTGCAAAACCTCCGAAAATGATTGTAAAGATCACCATCATAAACAGCGGTTGAATGATTGCCCATGCGAATCCCAGTCCTGTCTGTTTGTACCGGATCTTAATATCCCTCATCGTGAACGTGGTGAGTAGTTCCCTGTAGGCCCATAGCTCATGTAGATCAACAGGAACCCATTTCCTGGGTGGGCGTATGATCAGTGTTGGTGGCGCGGATTCTTGGTGATGCTGTGGATCCATTATAAACGTAACCACCTAGTTTATTTTATACCATGTACTCTCATAGAATTCGTTTTTTCCTTAATAAGAGATCCTTTTTCTTGATACATTCAACTTAATTTTAATTATAATTATTAAGAAAATGTGCGGTTAAAAGATATATGATGTTTTACTGGTAGTAAGCCTCAGCCGTGATTTGAACACGGGACCTGCTGATTACAAGTCAGCCGCTCTGCCAACTAAGCCACTGAGGCGCCATATACAATAGAATTTTTATGATAAAAAATGTGGTGTTGATAGGGAGTTTTTCCTTTTTTTGAAATATACCTAATTCTTCTAATCAACCTGATTACATCCATTCGTATGCATCTGTCAAAACTTTTTGATGGAGATCCCTTGGAGTAGTGTAACGACAATATTCAGGGCTCAAACTTCACCCGGATTTCCAGAACCCCGGGTGGGTGGTACGTTTTTTTGGACACGGTTGTCCGCCAGGTAATAAATGTCTTCAATAATCACCATTTTTGCCAAAATACCTGATATTCTTGTAGTTATGTTTTCCCTTTAACGGTGTTCTAAAATACCCTTTTTCAGCTATCTGATTCAGATAGATACTGATACAAACTGCCCGTGTATACATTCTATGACCCGATTTTTTACATCGGAGATTCACGTTTTCCTTCCATTGATAGGATAAGTGATTTGCTGAGTACTCCCGTTTTCATGTAACTGTACCCCGTTTCGGTTCTTTTTCTGCAAACATAAAAGTGAATTCAACTATTCCTCATCTGATAAAAACCGGGTTAAAAACCAAATGTCAAATATCCATTGCAATATGTTATACGCTCCAAAAAAAACCTACTAATAGCAATGTCACAGCTGACCGTGGATATCGGAGGGAGCCCGGGCATCAACTGCCGCGGTTTCTGTGAATACTGTTACTTCAGACATATCAAAGGGGTTCAGCCTCTCGGGTGCCGGTATTGTCTTCCGTTCAAGAAAGGGTGCGACTACTGTACCCGGGGAATCCGGGAGGAATATGCCGGGTTCAAGGACCTGAAAACCATTGCCGATGAGACGCTCGCAAACCTCCAGTCCCGGGCCGGAGATCTTGACCGGATAACGATCAGCGGTGGTGGCGACCCGAGCTGCTATCCGCGTTTTACCGAACTGATCGAACTTCTTGGGACCATGGAAGCCCCCCTGCATATAGGATACACCAGCGGAAAGGGCTGGGATGATCCCGCTGTCGCAGATCTGCTGATCGATCAGGGTCTTGCGGAAATCTCTTTTACGGTTTTTGCATCGGATCCTCTTCTCCGTAAAAGATACATGCACGATCCTACCCCGGATGCGTCCCTGAAGATTCTTGAGCGGTTGTGCGAGTCGGTTGATGTTTACGCAGCGGCAGTTATCCTGCCTGGGATCAATGATGGCGTGGTCCTTGAGAAAACCTGTTCATGGCTGGACGAGTGCGGGGCCAAAGGCATAATCCTGATGCGGTTTGCTAATGCCCGGGAGCAGGGTCTCATTCTCGGGAATGGTCCCCTCATAAAAGATCAGCCCGTTCAGTCTGTGACTTCGTTTAAAAACCTTATAATGAATTTACAGGGGAAATATTCCATGAAGATTTCCGGTACCCCCCTCTGGGATCCGGATATCGGATCCCCATTTGCGATCCTGAATGAACCGGGTCTGCTGAAAAAACTTCCCCGGGTTGAACGCCATGCTT from uncultured Methanoregula sp. harbors:
- a CDS encoding radical SAM protein; translation: MKILVINISLRPPPARKWPPVGLGYVVSAIKAAGFSFDLLDLDINPQPQAITEQYLQTHCYDIVIMGCIVTGYRHVKWITTAIKKAFPDTTIIVGNTVASSIPELLLKKTPVDIAVIGEGDETIVDLLSCLKESRDLAGVKGIWYRKNNQLLNTPPRPAIENLDEIPSPDWEIFNIEAYIENLSNSANEPLPPIPKEQIRYFPINTARGCPYKCSFCYHAFRDYKYRHRSSASVIDEMRKYHDKYGINFFSFGDELTFYSIKQADEFAELLIKSRLNVYWEGDCRSGLFTKEEDIATAKKLKQSGCMSLGYSLESADSDILKWMNKKTSVDAFNLQVELLRRAGIPTLTSIVFGFPNETEDSIKKTIDCCIKNRIYPSAGYLLPQPGSEIYQYAIDNGFITDEEEYLLKIGDRQDLHLNMTKMSDVELVSCVKKELARCAKELQIQLNGDHLLKTGFYHSPDERKKTT
- a CDS encoding ABC transporter ATP-binding protein, whose translation is MTNNTTAIRINNLGKQYQLGGPQGQYHTFRDAIVNTLKIPFKKIHRTSPNEGFWALKDVSFEIGKGEVIGIIGKNGAGKSTLLKILSRITPPTNGYIELHGRVGSLLEVGTGFHPELTGRENIYLSGSILGMKKSEIDSKFDEIVKFSEIEQFIDTPVKRYSSGMYVRLAFAVAAHLEPEILLVDEVLAVGDASFQKKCLGKMGDVGREGRTILFVSHNMTAIKALCNRTIVINSGQVQFDGNTDEAVAYYLNATSASNERLIPISDRPREHYCSLRAKIIEISVISDEKKNPEIIDPFKPLIIQMKVSANSDVRCSATLYIADEIQNFCMFDSSFMHKKDIFLKPGINTIECNLSQPLLYAGDYIIKCGLNIHGAEIIDRVENGYTFSVAECDPTGSGYNVKKGGDGIFYIEHEWIQK
- a CDS encoding ABC transporter permease, which encodes MDPQHHQESAPPTLIIRPPRKWVPVDLHELWAYRELLTTFTMRDIKIRYKQTGLGFAWAIIQPLFMMVIFTIIFGGFAQIPSEGIPYPLFSFAALLPWMLFSEGLTRSTMSMVANANIMTKVYFPRLIMPISGILSPLVDFIVSISILIVMMAYYGFVPTTNVIFLPLFILLALATSLGVGLWLSALNVKYRDFQYTVPFIIQIWMYASPVVYPATMLPKAIQPLYGLNPMAGVIEGFRWSLLGTEMPSAIIYVSVFVVAVLLISGMFYFRRMEQYYADIV
- the mmp10 gene encoding methyl coenzyme M reductase-arginine methyltransferase Mmp10 (Mmp10 (methanogenesis marker protein 10) is a cobalamin-requiring radical SAM methyltransferase that creates the methylarginine modification to methyl coenzyme M reductase.), producing MSQLTVDIGGSPGINCRGFCEYCYFRHIKGVQPLGCRYCLPFKKGCDYCTRGIREEYAGFKDLKTIADETLANLQSRAGDLDRITISGGGDPSCYPRFTELIELLGTMEAPLHIGYTSGKGWDDPAVADLLIDQGLAEISFTVFASDPLLRKRYMHDPTPDASLKILERLCESVDVYAAAVILPGINDGVVLEKTCSWLDECGAKGIILMRFANAREQGLILGNGPLIKDQPVQSVTSFKNLIMNLQGKYSMKISGTPLWDPDIGSPFAILNEPGLLKKLPRVERHASVVSGSIAAPFIEQVLRKCGSTDTVIAVNKEIACLITGEDLLELDIKAMRDTIIIPGRAFVHDAELEDMVSRDGIHRTAVRGPEMLTADAETSMGMTRDEVLTMELDGFAELIQMINRFGHQ